The following coding sequences are from one Humulus lupulus chromosome X, drHumLupu1.1, whole genome shotgun sequence window:
- the LOC133803515 gene encoding serine/threonine-protein kinase MPS1 isoform X4 encodes MDREVDLPPPFAPARDLTRPINPDSTSSSSSSFSSSSSSSFSSSSSSPPGLLRHFQAAFKRHRPIGVMQSNSIGPRRILVPQRAVSTKSASSLGHLDDSRKSREVVSVSEDHTVRDSIMQKRTTNIAKDSQEDESSTPSSISGTITKAFDDNLNPYDGQRDQVKSETGCKDNPKSLSHVESQYIDGGQKKVQFSEASKAISQEMEWVAGNQGEASTVINHEMKHQNTECDITSRSDGGISSLLSKRTTAVQDQLHHFRNFFSQPNSQSSVAGPSCATTTSVHSASAPIANQTTFCSRVHCDSHAALEPMGDLNVNSHPATQGKIMQQSNPCLKDNSRALNDQIAIAAQSSTSAVDTQMESKEYEISKVQQGRVLKESGSAGDSSLLDDRPDEGKQLTAGAIDFQSHITSSKSLSSNVKSEHSKSDKQDRVAGAKGASVHRKRNYDPDLFFKVNGKLYQRLGKIGSGGSSEVHKVISSDCTIYALKKIKLKGRDYATAFGFCQEIEYLNRLKGKHNIIQLIDFEVTDKALLQEVMNGSMNNKDGRVKDDGYIYMVLEYGEIDLAHMLSQKWKELDGFTNQTIDENWLRFYWQQILLAVNTIHEERIVHSDLKPANFLLVKGSLKLIDFGIAKAIMSDTTNIQRDSQVGTLSYMSPEAFMCNESDANGNPIKCGRPSDIWSLGCILYQMVYGRTPFADYKTFWAKFKVITDPNHEIIYEPVSNPWLLDLMKNCLAWDRNERWRIPQLLQHPFLVPPIPPKPYSPQDQCRLLHLISTTCTRDTEASKLCSQLQQLLGDPDWLMTSQLLASPDKRCKLLSQISQLFFQLEKQLSNSLTD; translated from the exons ATGGACAGGGAGGTTGACCTTCCACCCCCATTCGCACCGGCGAGGGATCTCACCCGTCCGATCAATCCTGATTCTACCTCGTCTTCGTCttcctccttctcttcttcttcatcttcctccttctcttcttcttcatcttctcccCCTGGCTTACTCCGACACTTTCAAGCCGCCTTCAAGCGACATCGCCCTATTg GTGTGATGCAGTCAAATAGCATAGGGCCTAGACGGATTTTAGTTCCTCAACGAGCAGTGTCCACAAAATCAGCATCCAGTTTAGGTCATCTTGATGACAGCAGGAAGTCTAGAGAAGTAGTTTCTGTAAGTGAGGATCATACTGTTAGAGATTCAATCATGCAGAAGAGAACTACCAACATTGCCAAAGATAGTCAGGAAGATGAATCAAGTACACCGTCTTCCATTTCAGGGACTATTACCAAAGCCTTTGATGACAACTTAAATCCATATGACGGACAGAGAGATCAAGTCAAGTCCGAGACTGGTTGTAAAGACAACCCAAAGTCTCTGTCGCATGTGGAATCTCAATACATTGATGGTGGTCAGAAAAAAGTCCAATTTTCAGAAGCAAGCAAGGCTATTTCTCAGG AAATGGAATGGGTTGCAGGCAATCAAGGAGAGGCATCAACGGTCATTAATCATGAGATGAAGCATCAGAACACAGAATGTGATATCACATCGAGATCTGATGGTGGGATTTCTTCTCTATTGTCAAAGAGAACGACAGCTGTTCAGGATCAGTTGCACCATTTCAGAAACTTCTTTAGCCAGCCTAACTCTCAATCTTCAGTTGCAGGGCCATCGTGTGCCACAACCACATCTGTCCATTCAGCTTCAGCACCCATAGCTAATCAGACAACTTTTTGCTCCCGTGTGCATTGTGATTCGCATGCAGCACTGGAACCCATGGGGGATTTAAATGTAAATTCTCATCCTGCAACTCAAGGGAAAATAATGCAGCAATCAAATCCATGTTTAAAGGACAACAGTCGAGCACTAAATGACCAGATTGCTATTGCAGCTCAATCTTCCACCTCCGCAGTTGATACTCAAATGGAGAGTAAGGAATATGAAATTTCTAAGGTGCAGCAAGGCCGAGTGCTAAAGGAAAGTGGCTCTGCTGGAGATTCTTCTCTTCTTGATGATAGACCAGATGAAGGGAAACAATTAACTGCTGGTGCTATTGATTTTCAATCTCATATTACATCATCCAAAAGCTTATCTTCTAATGTGAAGTCTGAGCATTCTAAATCAGATAAACAAGATAGGGTTGCAGGTGCTAAAGGTGCATCAGTTCATCGTAAAAGAAATTATGATCCGGACTTGTTTTTTAAAGTTAATGGGAAGCTCTATCAAAGGCTTGGCAAGATAGGTAGTGGAGGAAGCAGTGAGGTCCACAAAGTCATCTCATCAGACTGTACAATCTATGCACTTAAAAAAATCAAGCTCAAAGGACGTGATTATGCCACTGCTTTTGGATTTTGTCAGGAAATTGAGTATTTAAATAGGTTGAAAGGAAAGCACAATATTATACAGCTCATAGACTTTGAG GTGACAGATAAAGCTTTGCTTCAGGAAGTAATGAATGGATCCATGAATAACAAGGATGGCAGAGTCAAGGATGATGGATATATTTACATGGTGCTTGAATATGGGGAGATTGATTTGGCTCACATGCTTTCCCAGAAGTGGAAAGAACTTGATGGCTTCACCAACCAGACCATAGATGAGAACTGGCTTCGATTCTACTGGCAG CAAATTCTTTTAGCAGTAAACACTATACATGAAGAGCGTATTGTTCACTCTGATTTGAAGCCAGCTAATTTCCTTCTGGTAAAAGGCTCTCTAAAGTTAATTGATTTTGGTATTGCCAAAGCCATAATGAGTGATACCACAAATATTCAAAGGGATTCACAG GTTGGTACATTGAGCTACATGTCTCCTGAAGCATTTATGTGCAATGAGAGTGATGCCAATGGAAACCCTATTAAGTGTGGTCGACCATCAGACATCTGGTCCCTTGGTTGCATCCTTTATCAGATGGTGTACGGGCGGACTCCATTTGCAGATTACAAAACATTCTGGGCGAAGTTCAAAGTTATAACAGACCCAAACCATGAAATTATATATGAACCAGTTTCAAATCCTTGGCTTCTTGATCTCATGAAAAATTGTCTTGCATGGGATCGCAATGAAAGGTGGAGAATTCCCCAGTTGCTTCAGCATCCCTTTCTTGttcctccaattccaccaaaacCATATTCGCCTCAAGACCAATGTAGACTTCTTCATCTTATTTCCACCACTTGTACTAGGGACACTGAAGCTTCGAAGCTATGTTCTCAGTTACAACAACTTCTGGGGGACCCAGACTGGTTAATGACATCTCAGTTATTGGCCTCACCTGACAAACGGTGTAAGTTGCTCTCCCAAATATCACAACTTTTCTTTCAGCTAGAAAAACAGTTGTCAAACTCATTGACAGATTAG
- the LOC133803515 gene encoding serine/threonine-protein kinase MPS1 isoform X7 — protein sequence MDREVDLPPPFAPARDLTRPINPDSTSSSSSSFSSSSSSSFSSSSSSPPGLLRHFQAAFKRHRPIVSGVMQSNSIGPRRILVPQRAVSTKSASSLGHLDDSRKSREVVSVSEDHTVRDSIMQKRTTNIAKDSQEDESSTPSSISGTITKAFDDNLNPYDGQRDQVKSETGCKDNPKSLSHVESQYIDGGQKKVQFSEASKAISQEMEWVAGNQGEASTVINHEMKHQNTECDITSRSDVAGPSCATTTSVHSASAPIANQTTFCSRVHCDSHAALEPMGDLNVNSHPATQGKIMQQSNPCLKDNSRALNDQIAIAAQSSTSAVDTQMESKEYEISKVQQGRVLKESGSAGDSSLLDDRPDEGKQLTAGAIDFQSHITSSKSLSSNVKSEHSKSDKQDRVAGAKGASVHRKRNYDPDLFFKVNGKLYQRLGKIGSGGSSEVHKVISSDCTIYALKKIKLKGRDYATAFGFCQEIEYLNRLKGKHNIIQLIDFEVTDKALLQEVMNGSMNNKDGRVKDDGYIYMVLEYGEIDLAHMLSQKWKELDGFTNQTIDENWLRFYWQQILLAVNTIHEERIVHSDLKPANFLLVKGSLKLIDFGIAKAIMSDTTNIQRDSQVGTLSYMSPEAFMCNESDANGNPIKCGRPSDIWSLGCILYQMVYGRTPFADYKTFWAKFKVITDPNHEIIYEPVSNPWLLDLMKNCLAWDRNERWRIPQLLQHPFLVPPIPPKPYSPQDQCRLLHLISTTCTRDTEASKLCSQLQQLLGDPDWLMTSQLLASPDKRCKLLSQISQLFFQLEKQLSNSLTD from the exons ATGGACAGGGAGGTTGACCTTCCACCCCCATTCGCACCGGCGAGGGATCTCACCCGTCCGATCAATCCTGATTCTACCTCGTCTTCGTCttcctccttctcttcttcttcatcttcctccttctcttcttcttcatcttctcccCCTGGCTTACTCCGACACTTTCAAGCCGCCTTCAAGCGACATCGCCCTATTg TTTCAGGTGTGATGCAGTCAAATAGCATAGGGCCTAGACGGATTTTAGTTCCTCAACGAGCAGTGTCCACAAAATCAGCATCCAGTTTAGGTCATCTTGATGACAGCAGGAAGTCTAGAGAAGTAGTTTCTGTAAGTGAGGATCATACTGTTAGAGATTCAATCATGCAGAAGAGAACTACCAACATTGCCAAAGATAGTCAGGAAGATGAATCAAGTACACCGTCTTCCATTTCAGGGACTATTACCAAAGCCTTTGATGACAACTTAAATCCATATGACGGACAGAGAGATCAAGTCAAGTCCGAGACTGGTTGTAAAGACAACCCAAAGTCTCTGTCGCATGTGGAATCTCAATACATTGATGGTGGTCAGAAAAAAGTCCAATTTTCAGAAGCAAGCAAGGCTATTTCTCAGG AAATGGAATGGGTTGCAGGCAATCAAGGAGAGGCATCAACGGTCATTAATCATGAGATGAAGCATCAGAACACAGAATGTGATATCACATCGAGATCTGATG TTGCAGGGCCATCGTGTGCCACAACCACATCTGTCCATTCAGCTTCAGCACCCATAGCTAATCAGACAACTTTTTGCTCCCGTGTGCATTGTGATTCGCATGCAGCACTGGAACCCATGGGGGATTTAAATGTAAATTCTCATCCTGCAACTCAAGGGAAAATAATGCAGCAATCAAATCCATGTTTAAAGGACAACAGTCGAGCACTAAATGACCAGATTGCTATTGCAGCTCAATCTTCCACCTCCGCAGTTGATACTCAAATGGAGAGTAAGGAATATGAAATTTCTAAGGTGCAGCAAGGCCGAGTGCTAAAGGAAAGTGGCTCTGCTGGAGATTCTTCTCTTCTTGATGATAGACCAGATGAAGGGAAACAATTAACTGCTGGTGCTATTGATTTTCAATCTCATATTACATCATCCAAAAGCTTATCTTCTAATGTGAAGTCTGAGCATTCTAAATCAGATAAACAAGATAGGGTTGCAGGTGCTAAAGGTGCATCAGTTCATCGTAAAAGAAATTATGATCCGGACTTGTTTTTTAAAGTTAATGGGAAGCTCTATCAAAGGCTTGGCAAGATAGGTAGTGGAGGAAGCAGTGAGGTCCACAAAGTCATCTCATCAGACTGTACAATCTATGCACTTAAAAAAATCAAGCTCAAAGGACGTGATTATGCCACTGCTTTTGGATTTTGTCAGGAAATTGAGTATTTAAATAGGTTGAAAGGAAAGCACAATATTATACAGCTCATAGACTTTGAG GTGACAGATAAAGCTTTGCTTCAGGAAGTAATGAATGGATCCATGAATAACAAGGATGGCAGAGTCAAGGATGATGGATATATTTACATGGTGCTTGAATATGGGGAGATTGATTTGGCTCACATGCTTTCCCAGAAGTGGAAAGAACTTGATGGCTTCACCAACCAGACCATAGATGAGAACTGGCTTCGATTCTACTGGCAG CAAATTCTTTTAGCAGTAAACACTATACATGAAGAGCGTATTGTTCACTCTGATTTGAAGCCAGCTAATTTCCTTCTGGTAAAAGGCTCTCTAAAGTTAATTGATTTTGGTATTGCCAAAGCCATAATGAGTGATACCACAAATATTCAAAGGGATTCACAG GTTGGTACATTGAGCTACATGTCTCCTGAAGCATTTATGTGCAATGAGAGTGATGCCAATGGAAACCCTATTAAGTGTGGTCGACCATCAGACATCTGGTCCCTTGGTTGCATCCTTTATCAGATGGTGTACGGGCGGACTCCATTTGCAGATTACAAAACATTCTGGGCGAAGTTCAAAGTTATAACAGACCCAAACCATGAAATTATATATGAACCAGTTTCAAATCCTTGGCTTCTTGATCTCATGAAAAATTGTCTTGCATGGGATCGCAATGAAAGGTGGAGAATTCCCCAGTTGCTTCAGCATCCCTTTCTTGttcctccaattccaccaaaacCATATTCGCCTCAAGACCAATGTAGACTTCTTCATCTTATTTCCACCACTTGTACTAGGGACACTGAAGCTTCGAAGCTATGTTCTCAGTTACAACAACTTCTGGGGGACCCAGACTGGTTAATGACATCTCAGTTATTGGCCTCACCTGACAAACGGTGTAAGTTGCTCTCCCAAATATCACAACTTTTCTTTCAGCTAGAAAAACAGTTGTCAAACTCATTGACAGATTAG
- the LOC133803515 gene encoding serine/threonine-protein kinase MPS1 isoform X3 — protein sequence MDREVDLPPPFAPARDLTRPINPDSTSSSSSSFSSSSSSSFSSSSSSPPGLLRHFQAAFKRHRPIVSGVMQSNSIGPRRILVPQRAVSTKSASSLGHLDDSRKSREVVSVSEDHTVRDSIMQKRTTNIAKDSQEDESSTPSSISGTITKAFDDNLNPYDGQRDQVKSETGCKDNPKSLSHVESQYIDGGQKKVQFSEASKAISQEMEWVAGNQGEASTVINHEMKHQNTECDITSRSDGGISSLLSKRTTAVQDQLHHFRNFFSQPNSQSSVAGPSCATTTSVHSASAPIANQTTFCSRVHCDSHAALEPMGDLNVNSHPATQGKIMQQSNPCLKDNSRALNDQIAIAAQSSTSAVDTQMESKEYEISKVQQGRVLKESGSAGDSSLLDDRPDEGKQLTAGAIDFQSHITSSKSLSSNVKSEHSKSDKQDRVAGAKGASVHRKRNYDPDLFFKVNGKLYQRLGKIGSGGSSEVHKVISSDCTIYALKKIKLKGRDYATAFGFCQEIEYLNRLKGKHNIIQLIDFEVTDKALLQEVMNGSMNNKDGRVKDDGYIYMVLEYGEIDLAHMLSQKWKELDGFTNQTIDENWLRFYWQQILLAVNTIHEERIVHSDLKPANFLLVKGSLKLIDFGIAKAIMSDTTNIQRDSQVGTLSYMSPEAFMCNESDANGNPIKCGRPSDIWSLGCILYQMVYGRTPFADYKTFWAKFKVITDPNHEIIYEPVSNPWLLDLMKNCLAWDRNERWRIPQLLQHPFLVPPIPPKPYSPQDQCRLLHLISTTCTRDTEASKLCSQLQQLLGDPDWLMTSQLLASPDKRCKLLSQISQLFFQLEKQLSNSLTD from the exons ATGGACAGGGAGGTTGACCTTCCACCCCCATTCGCACCGGCGAGGGATCTCACCCGTCCGATCAATCCTGATTCTACCTCGTCTTCGTCttcctccttctcttcttcttcatcttcctccttctcttcttcttcatcttctcccCCTGGCTTACTCCGACACTTTCAAGCCGCCTTCAAGCGACATCGCCCTATTg TTTCAGGTGTGATGCAGTCAAATAGCATAGGGCCTAGACGGATTTTAGTTCCTCAACGAGCAGTGTCCACAAAATCAGCATCCAGTTTAGGTCATCTTGATGACAGCAGGAAGTCTAGAGAAGTAGTTTCTGTAAGTGAGGATCATACTGTTAGAGATTCAATCATGCAGAAGAGAACTACCAACATTGCCAAAGATAGTCAGGAAGATGAATCAAGTACACCGTCTTCCATTTCAGGGACTATTACCAAAGCCTTTGATGACAACTTAAATCCATATGACGGACAGAGAGATCAAGTCAAGTCCGAGACTGGTTGTAAAGACAACCCAAAGTCTCTGTCGCATGTGGAATCTCAATACATTGATGGTGGTCAGAAAAAAGTCCAATTTTCAGAAGCAAGCAAGGCTATTTCTCAGG AAATGGAATGGGTTGCAGGCAATCAAGGAGAGGCATCAACGGTCATTAATCATGAGATGAAGCATCAGAACACAGAATGTGATATCACATCGAGATCTGATGGTGGGATTTCTTCTCTATTGTCAAAGAGAACGACAGCTGTTCAGGATCAGTTGCACCATTTCAGAAACTTCTTTAGCCAGCCTAACTCTCAATCTTCAGTTGCAGGGCCATCGTGTGCCACAACCACATCTGTCCATTCAGCTTCAGCACCCATAGCTAATCAGACAACTTTTTGCTCCCGTGTGCATTGTGATTCGCATGCAGCACTGGAACCCATGGGGGATTTAAATGTAAATTCTCATCCTGCAACTCAAGGGAAAATAATGCAGCAATCAAATCCATGTTTAAAGGACAACAGTCGAGCACTAAATGACCAGATTGCTATTGCAGCTCAATCTTCCACCTCCGCAGTTGATACTCAAATGGAGAGTAAGGAATATGAAATTTCTAAGGTGCAGCAAGGCCGAGTGCTAAAGGAAAGTGGCTCTGCTGGAGATTCTTCTCTTCTTGATGATAGACCAGATGAAGGGAAACAATTAACTGCTGGTGCTATTGATTTTCAATCTCATATTACATCATCCAAAAGCTTATCTTCTAATGTGAAGTCTGAGCATTCTAAATCAGATAAACAAGATAGGGTTGCAGGTGCTAAAGGTGCATCAGTTCATCGTAAAAGAAATTATGATCCGGACTTGTTTTTTAAAGTTAATGGGAAGCTCTATCAAAGGCTTGGCAAGATAGGTAGTGGAGGAAGCAGTGAGGTCCACAAAGTCATCTCATCAGACTGTACAATCTATGCACTTAAAAAAATCAAGCTCAAAGGACGTGATTATGCCACTGCTTTTGGATTTTGTCAGGAAATTGAGTATTTAAATAGGTTGAAAGGAAAGCACAATATTATACAGCTCATAGACTTTGAG GTGACAGATAAAGCTTTGCTTCAGGAAGTAATGAATGGATCCATGAATAACAAGGATGGCAGAGTCAAGGATGATGGATATATTTACATGGTGCTTGAATATGGGGAGATTGATTTGGCTCACATGCTTTCCCAGAAGTGGAAAGAACTTGATGGCTTCACCAACCAGACCATAGATGAGAACTGGCTTCGATTCTACTGGCAG CAAATTCTTTTAGCAGTAAACACTATACATGAAGAGCGTATTGTTCACTCTGATTTGAAGCCAGCTAATTTCCTTCTGGTAAAAGGCTCTCTAAAGTTAATTGATTTTGGTATTGCCAAAGCCATAATGAGTGATACCACAAATATTCAAAGGGATTCACAG GTTGGTACATTGAGCTACATGTCTCCTGAAGCATTTATGTGCAATGAGAGTGATGCCAATGGAAACCCTATTAAGTGTGGTCGACCATCAGACATCTGGTCCCTTGGTTGCATCCTTTATCAGATGGTGTACGGGCGGACTCCATTTGCAGATTACAAAACATTCTGGGCGAAGTTCAAAGTTATAACAGACCCAAACCATGAAATTATATATGAACCAGTTTCAAATCCTTGGCTTCTTGATCTCATGAAAAATTGTCTTGCATGGGATCGCAATGAAAGGTGGAGAATTCCCCAGTTGCTTCAGCATCCCTTTCTTGttcctccaattccaccaaaacCATATTCGCCTCAAGACCAATGTAGACTTCTTCATCTTATTTCCACCACTTGTACTAGGGACACTGAAGCTTCGAAGCTATGTTCTCAGTTACAACAACTTCTGGGGGACCCAGACTGGTTAATGACATCTCAGTTATTGGCCTCACCTGACAAACGGTGTAAGTTGCTCTCCCAAATATCACAACTTTTCTTTCAGCTAGAAAAACAGTTGTCAAACTCATTGACAGATTAG
- the LOC133803515 gene encoding serine/threonine-protein kinase MPS1 isoform X1: MDREVDLPPPFAPARDLTRPINPDSTSSSSSSFSSSSSSSFSSSSSSPPGLLRHFQAAFKRHRPIVSGVMQSNSIGPRRILVPQRAVSTKSASSLGHLDDSRKSREVVSVSEDHTVRDSIMQKRTTNIAKDSQEDESSTPSSISGTITKAFDDNLNPYDGQRDQVKSETGCKDNPKSLSHVESQYIDGGQKKVQFSEASKAISQGADHLMATGLENLQSHMSSLALTEMEWVAGNQGEASTVINHEMKHQNTECDITSRSDGGISSLLSKRTTAVQDQLHHFRNFFSQPNSQSSVAGPSCATTTSVHSASAPIANQTTFCSRVHCDSHAALEPMGDLNVNSHPATQGKIMQQSNPCLKDNSRALNDQIAIAAQSSTSAVDTQMESKEYEISKVQQGRVLKESGSAGDSSLLDDRPDEGKQLTAGAIDFQSHITSSKSLSSNVKSEHSKSDKQDRVAGAKGASVHRKRNYDPDLFFKVNGKLYQRLGKIGSGGSSEVHKVISSDCTIYALKKIKLKGRDYATAFGFCQEIEYLNRLKGKHNIIQLIDFEVTDKALLQEVMNGSMNNKDGRVKDDGYIYMVLEYGEIDLAHMLSQKWKELDGFTNQTIDENWLRFYWQQILLAVNTIHEERIVHSDLKPANFLLVKGSLKLIDFGIAKAIMSDTTNIQRDSQVGTLSYMSPEAFMCNESDANGNPIKCGRPSDIWSLGCILYQMVYGRTPFADYKTFWAKFKVITDPNHEIIYEPVSNPWLLDLMKNCLAWDRNERWRIPQLLQHPFLVPPIPPKPYSPQDQCRLLHLISTTCTRDTEASKLCSQLQQLLGDPDWLMTSQLLASPDKRCKLLSQISQLFFQLEKQLSNSLTD, from the exons ATGGACAGGGAGGTTGACCTTCCACCCCCATTCGCACCGGCGAGGGATCTCACCCGTCCGATCAATCCTGATTCTACCTCGTCTTCGTCttcctccttctcttcttcttcatcttcctccttctcttcttcttcatcttctcccCCTGGCTTACTCCGACACTTTCAAGCCGCCTTCAAGCGACATCGCCCTATTg TTTCAGGTGTGATGCAGTCAAATAGCATAGGGCCTAGACGGATTTTAGTTCCTCAACGAGCAGTGTCCACAAAATCAGCATCCAGTTTAGGTCATCTTGATGACAGCAGGAAGTCTAGAGAAGTAGTTTCTGTAAGTGAGGATCATACTGTTAGAGATTCAATCATGCAGAAGAGAACTACCAACATTGCCAAAGATAGTCAGGAAGATGAATCAAGTACACCGTCTTCCATTTCAGGGACTATTACCAAAGCCTTTGATGACAACTTAAATCCATATGACGGACAGAGAGATCAAGTCAAGTCCGAGACTGGTTGTAAAGACAACCCAAAGTCTCTGTCGCATGTGGAATCTCAATACATTGATGGTGGTCAGAAAAAAGTCCAATTTTCAGAAGCAAGCAAGGCTATTTCTCAGG GGGCCGATCATCTTATGGCCACTGGATTGGAGAACTTACAATCTCATATGAGTTCACTTGCATTGACAGAAATGGAATGGGTTGCAGGCAATCAAGGAGAGGCATCAACGGTCATTAATCATGAGATGAAGCATCAGAACACAGAATGTGATATCACATCGAGATCTGATGGTGGGATTTCTTCTCTATTGTCAAAGAGAACGACAGCTGTTCAGGATCAGTTGCACCATTTCAGAAACTTCTTTAGCCAGCCTAACTCTCAATCTTCAGTTGCAGGGCCATCGTGTGCCACAACCACATCTGTCCATTCAGCTTCAGCACCCATAGCTAATCAGACAACTTTTTGCTCCCGTGTGCATTGTGATTCGCATGCAGCACTGGAACCCATGGGGGATTTAAATGTAAATTCTCATCCTGCAACTCAAGGGAAAATAATGCAGCAATCAAATCCATGTTTAAAGGACAACAGTCGAGCACTAAATGACCAGATTGCTATTGCAGCTCAATCTTCCACCTCCGCAGTTGATACTCAAATGGAGAGTAAGGAATATGAAATTTCTAAGGTGCAGCAAGGCCGAGTGCTAAAGGAAAGTGGCTCTGCTGGAGATTCTTCTCTTCTTGATGATAGACCAGATGAAGGGAAACAATTAACTGCTGGTGCTATTGATTTTCAATCTCATATTACATCATCCAAAAGCTTATCTTCTAATGTGAAGTCTGAGCATTCTAAATCAGATAAACAAGATAGGGTTGCAGGTGCTAAAGGTGCATCAGTTCATCGTAAAAGAAATTATGATCCGGACTTGTTTTTTAAAGTTAATGGGAAGCTCTATCAAAGGCTTGGCAAGATAGGTAGTGGAGGAAGCAGTGAGGTCCACAAAGTCATCTCATCAGACTGTACAATCTATGCACTTAAAAAAATCAAGCTCAAAGGACGTGATTATGCCACTGCTTTTGGATTTTGTCAGGAAATTGAGTATTTAAATAGGTTGAAAGGAAAGCACAATATTATACAGCTCATAGACTTTGAG GTGACAGATAAAGCTTTGCTTCAGGAAGTAATGAATGGATCCATGAATAACAAGGATGGCAGAGTCAAGGATGATGGATATATTTACATGGTGCTTGAATATGGGGAGATTGATTTGGCTCACATGCTTTCCCAGAAGTGGAAAGAACTTGATGGCTTCACCAACCAGACCATAGATGAGAACTGGCTTCGATTCTACTGGCAG CAAATTCTTTTAGCAGTAAACACTATACATGAAGAGCGTATTGTTCACTCTGATTTGAAGCCAGCTAATTTCCTTCTGGTAAAAGGCTCTCTAAAGTTAATTGATTTTGGTATTGCCAAAGCCATAATGAGTGATACCACAAATATTCAAAGGGATTCACAG GTTGGTACATTGAGCTACATGTCTCCTGAAGCATTTATGTGCAATGAGAGTGATGCCAATGGAAACCCTATTAAGTGTGGTCGACCATCAGACATCTGGTCCCTTGGTTGCATCCTTTATCAGATGGTGTACGGGCGGACTCCATTTGCAGATTACAAAACATTCTGGGCGAAGTTCAAAGTTATAACAGACCCAAACCATGAAATTATATATGAACCAGTTTCAAATCCTTGGCTTCTTGATCTCATGAAAAATTGTCTTGCATGGGATCGCAATGAAAGGTGGAGAATTCCCCAGTTGCTTCAGCATCCCTTTCTTGttcctccaattccaccaaaacCATATTCGCCTCAAGACCAATGTAGACTTCTTCATCTTATTTCCACCACTTGTACTAGGGACACTGAAGCTTCGAAGCTATGTTCTCAGTTACAACAACTTCTGGGGGACCCAGACTGGTTAATGACATCTCAGTTATTGGCCTCACCTGACAAACGGTGTAAGTTGCTCTCCCAAATATCACAACTTTTCTTTCAGCTAGAAAAACAGTTGTCAAACTCATTGACAGATTAG